One genomic segment of Salinigranum rubrum includes these proteins:
- the cheB gene encoding chemotaxis-specific protein-glutamate methyltransferase CheB — protein sequence MSAAGGTRAVVVDDSRFMRTLITKLLEEGGVDVVADASDGEAAVEVVAEHAPDVVTMDIEMPRKNGIEAVEEIMARCPTPVLMLSAHADENADITFEALDRGAVDFVTKPGGEVTSEMPRVKRELVDKVRSAAAVDLNARGRSVTRTPTAQASAPAGTAGTRRPGPLPEGGTVIIGASTGGPNVVEEVVAALPREADLRILVVQHMPEGFTGRFAKRLDSRCGYEVREARDGERVGPGQVRVAPGGSHLFVDDDRADRLRLRLRGGDRLHGVKPAIDHTMTSAAEVVRGPLTTVLLTGMGRDGVDGMGAVKRAGGSTIAQDERTSAIFGMPKRAIEAGHTDEVLPAHGIAEGILNTLRN from the coding sequence ATGAGCGCGGCGGGCGGAACGCGGGCCGTGGTCGTCGACGACTCGCGGTTCATGCGGACGCTCATCACGAAACTCCTCGAGGAGGGCGGCGTCGACGTCGTCGCCGACGCGAGCGACGGGGAGGCGGCGGTCGAAGTCGTCGCCGAACACGCTCCCGACGTGGTGACGATGGACATCGAGATGCCGCGAAAGAACGGCATCGAGGCGGTCGAAGAGATCATGGCGAGGTGTCCGACGCCCGTGCTGATGCTGTCGGCACACGCCGACGAGAACGCCGACATCACCTTCGAGGCGCTCGACCGCGGCGCGGTCGACTTCGTCACGAAGCCGGGCGGCGAGGTGACCTCGGAGATGCCCCGCGTGAAGCGCGAACTGGTCGACAAGGTCCGGTCGGCCGCCGCCGTCGACCTCAACGCGAGGGGGCGGAGCGTCACACGGACGCCGACGGCACAGGCGTCCGCTCCGGCCGGGACCGCGGGGACCCGCCGCCCGGGACCCCTCCCCGAAGGGGGAACCGTCATCATCGGCGCGTCGACGGGCGGACCGAACGTGGTCGAGGAGGTGGTCGCCGCGCTCCCGCGCGAGGCCGACCTCCGAATCCTCGTCGTTCAGCACATGCCGGAGGGGTTCACCGGACGGTTCGCGAAACGACTCGACAGTCGCTGTGGCTACGAGGTCCGCGAGGCGCGCGACGGCGAACGGGTCGGCCCGGGACAGGTCCGGGTCGCACCCGGCGGCTCTCACCTGTTCGTCGACGACGACAGGGCCGACCGACTCCGGCTTCGACTCCGCGGCGGCGACCGACTCCACGGCGTCAAACCGGCCATCGACCACACCATGACGTCGGCCGCCGAAGTCGTTCGCGGCCCGCTCACGACGGTTCTCCTCACCGGGATGGGTCGTGACGGCGTCGACGGCATGGGCGCGGTCAAGCGCGCGGGCGGGTCGACCATCGCACAGGACGAGCGGACATCGGCGATATTCGGCATGCCGAAGCGGGCTATCGAAGCGGGCCACACCGACGAGGTCCTCCCCGCACACGGCATCGCCGAGGGCATCTTGAACACACTGAGGAACTAA
- a CDS encoding chemotaxis protein CheW, producing MHSQKTSANPQPATPDHEESESATEIQVLEFKLGSETYCVDIDYVSEIVDKGSLTTVPNAPHYVDGVMDLRGRTTSIVNPKSLLNIREETEAKRIIIFDSGGFDDDAAIGWVVDEVYQVVRVSMNDVEKPPLDNDPSIEGIIKRDDELVIWISPVAALG from the coding sequence ATGCACTCGCAGAAGACCTCAGCCAACCCCCAGCCCGCGACGCCGGACCACGAGGAGTCAGAGAGCGCGACCGAGATTCAGGTGCTCGAGTTCAAACTCGGCTCCGAGACGTACTGCGTCGATATCGACTACGTCTCCGAGATCGTCGACAAGGGGTCGCTCACCACGGTTCCGAACGCACCCCACTACGTCGACGGCGTGATGGACCTCCGTGGTCGGACCACCTCCATCGTCAACCCGAAGAGCCTCCTGAACATCCGCGAGGAAACCGAGGCCAAGCGTATCATCATCTTCGACTCCGGGGGGTTCGACGACGACGCCGCCATCGGCTGGGTCGTCGACGAGGTGTACCAGGTCGTCCGGGTCTCGATGAACGACGTGGAGAAGCCGCCGCTCGACAACGACCCCTCCATCGAGGGGATCATCAAACGCGACGACGAACTGGTCATCTGGATCTCCCCCGTGGCGGCGCTCGGCTGA